One genomic window of Cupriavidus oxalaticus includes the following:
- a CDS encoding RBBP9/YdeN family alpha/beta hydrolase produces the protein MTSGNQPTVVIVPGFRDHMPEHWQSLLAERLQQQGRAVRIVPQIDQDKRLRSARVANLDRVVSSIAGPVILVAHSVGCLITVHWAQETARAVQGVLLAGPTDYDSPLPAGYKDPQALAEEGWIPIPRRPLQFPSIVVASQNDPLGKFERIRDLAQAWGSRFVDAGEVGHLGPADGYGPWPLAEELIQQL, from the coding sequence ATGACATCCGGAAATCAGCCAACGGTTGTGATCGTTCCCGGTTTTCGCGATCACATGCCGGAGCACTGGCAATCGCTGCTGGCAGAGCGTTTGCAGCAGCAGGGACGAGCGGTGCGCATTGTGCCCCAGATTGATCAGGACAAGCGGTTGCGCAGTGCCAGGGTGGCCAACCTTGACCGTGTCGTAAGCAGCATTGCAGGGCCGGTCATCCTGGTTGCACATAGTGTTGGCTGCCTGATCACGGTTCACTGGGCACAGGAGACGGCGCGCGCCGTGCAGGGCGTGCTACTTGCCGGGCCGACCGACTACGACAGTCCGTTGCCGGCCGGATACAAGGATCCGCAGGCGCTGGCAGAGGAAGGATGGATCCCTATCCCGCGGCGGCCTCTGCAATTCCCGAGCATCGTAGTGGCGAGCCAAAATGATCCGCTCGGGAAGTTCGAACGAATCCGCGACCTGGCGCAGGCCTGGGGCAGCCGTTTCGTCGATGCCGGGGAAGTGGGCCATCTCGGACCGGCAGATGGCTATGGACCGTGGCCGCTGGCAGAGGAACTGATTCAGCAACTCTGA
- a CDS encoding TauD/TfdA dioxygenase family protein — protein MKIRQITPAIGAEISGVNLGEAARDPARFAEIRAALLKHRVLFFRKQEITRADHVAFASGFGKLEDHPVVGSVPGYPGLVKVYRSDNPHSYENSYHCDGLWRPNPAMGAVLRCIECPEIGGDTIWVNMVKAYEELPEEIKRKIDGLRARASIEHSFGAVMTPEDRAKLAQDHPPVEHPVVRTHPETGEKILFVGASFTTHFTNYSTPDNVRYGIDKSPGASLLLNYLTSRATIPEYQVRWAWQEGDVAVWDNRSTQHYAVNDYYPAPRKLERAGIVGDIPC, from the coding sequence ATGAAGATCAGGCAAATCACCCCCGCCATCGGGGCCGAGATTTCTGGCGTCAACCTTGGCGAGGCGGCGCGCGATCCTGCGCGCTTCGCCGAGATCCGCGCGGCGCTGCTCAAGCACAGAGTGCTCTTCTTTCGCAAGCAGGAGATCACGCGCGCCGATCACGTGGCCTTCGCCAGCGGCTTCGGCAAGCTGGAAGACCATCCGGTGGTCGGCAGTGTTCCCGGGTATCCGGGCCTCGTGAAGGTCTACCGCAGCGACAACCCGCACAGCTACGAGAACAGCTACCACTGCGACGGCCTGTGGCGTCCCAATCCGGCCATGGGCGCAGTCCTGCGCTGCATCGAATGCCCGGAGATCGGCGGCGACACCATCTGGGTCAACATGGTCAAGGCATACGAAGAGCTGCCGGAGGAGATCAAAAGGAAGATCGACGGCCTGCGCGCCAGGGCCAGCATCGAGCACAGCTTCGGTGCGGTCATGACCCCGGAAGACCGCGCAAAGCTGGCCCAGGATCATCCGCCGGTGGAGCATCCGGTGGTACGCACCCACCCTGAGACCGGCGAGAAGATCCTGTTCGTCGGCGCCTCGTTCACGACGCACTTCACCAATTACAGCACCCCGGACAACGTGCGCTACGGCATCGACAAGTCGCCCGGCGCCTCGCTGCTGCTCAATTACCTGACCAGCCGCGCCACCATTCCCGAATACCAGGTGCGCTGGGCATGGCAGGAGGGCGACGTTGCGGTCTGGGACAACCGCAGCACGCAGCACTACGCCGTCAACGACTACTACCCGGCACCGCGCAAGCTCGAGCGCGCCGGCATCGTGGGCGATATCCCCTGCTAA
- a CDS encoding AraC family transcriptional regulator, giving the protein MSLLVRAAALTNYSEVARAAGLDPVRLMSDAGISPSVLREPDLMIPVERFGRLLQASADLSGNESFGLCMAESRQLSNLGAVGMLIRDQATLRDSLGTLMRYQPMLNGAQSLAVEECGELVIIREALIAGSAHQPTRQRVELALGVMVRLIRQLLKPDWQPQRVCFEHPAPRDLSAHQRFFGPRIEFDCDFNGILCARADLDARNPWADPAMVRYAQQLVDKSAMPHRATMHEDVRRTILLLLPSGRCSIERVADSLGVVCRTVQRRLAEEGQSFSSIVNEVRTELATRHVIESDRPLTEVATLLGFSALSGFSRWYHVQFGCSPKESRAASGSVRRQAAPSQASAADRICS; this is encoded by the coding sequence ATGTCGTTACTTGTCCGCGCTGCAGCCCTGACCAACTACAGCGAGGTCGCTCGTGCCGCCGGACTGGATCCTGTGCGGCTGATGTCTGACGCAGGAATTAGTCCGAGCGTACTTCGCGAGCCGGACCTCATGATTCCAGTCGAGCGTTTCGGACGCCTGCTCCAGGCCTCCGCAGACCTGTCGGGCAACGAGAGTTTCGGGTTGTGCATGGCCGAGTCACGCCAGTTGTCCAATCTCGGGGCGGTAGGCATGCTGATCCGCGACCAGGCGACGCTGCGCGACTCGCTTGGCACGCTGATGCGCTACCAGCCGATGCTCAACGGTGCGCAGTCACTGGCAGTCGAGGAATGCGGCGAACTGGTCATCATCCGCGAGGCGCTGATCGCCGGCAGCGCGCATCAGCCAACCCGCCAAAGGGTTGAACTGGCCCTGGGGGTCATGGTGCGGTTGATACGCCAGCTTCTCAAGCCCGACTGGCAGCCGCAGCGCGTATGCTTCGAGCACCCGGCGCCGCGCGACCTGAGCGCACACCAGCGGTTTTTTGGCCCTCGCATCGAATTCGATTGTGACTTCAACGGGATCCTCTGCGCGCGGGCCGACCTCGATGCGCGCAATCCGTGGGCCGATCCGGCCATGGTGCGCTATGCGCAGCAGCTGGTCGACAAGTCCGCCATGCCGCATCGGGCGACAATGCATGAGGACGTGCGGCGCACCATCCTGCTGCTATTGCCCAGTGGGCGCTGCAGCATCGAACGGGTAGCTGATAGCCTGGGCGTGGTGTGCCGCACGGTCCAGCGCCGGCTGGCGGAAGAGGGTCAGAGCTTCTCGTCGATCGTGAACGAAGTCCGCACGGAGCTCGCGACCCGTCATGTCATCGAGAGCGATCGTCCGTTGACTGAAGTGGCGACACTGCTCGGCTTTTCCGCGCTAAGCGGATTCTCGCGCTGGTATCACGTGCAATTCGGTTGCAGCCCCAAGGAGAGCCGGGCCGCAAGCGGCAGCGTGCGCCGACAGGCAGCCCCTTCGCAGGCAAGCGCTGCCGACCGGATTTGTTCATGA
- a CDS encoding Bug family tripartite tricarboxylate transporter substrate binding protein gives MALRIQKLVAVTLGTAALLALCASGQAQEAWPARPIQMIVASSAGSGTDALARVMAQRLSASLKQPVVVENRPGGSGVIGTSAVVKAPADGYTILYTTASNQVIAPAVLKTIPYDPKKSLVPIAETAEGGVMLLVSNDLPVHNLQELIQLVKANPDKYSYASWATGSSGQLTMEWLKKQTGMKTDHVAYRTSNQLLTDLSSGVVKIGWTDPAAPVPFLRSGKVRAIAITGNVRAPQLPDVKTMGEQGYKFDMVGWFGMFAPAGTNPAIVKRLADEVNKVQASPDLAAMMKSMNFGPPPVKTSVQFGETVSNDLQAWSKIAVDAKIRLDE, from the coding sequence ATGGCATTGCGAATTCAAAAGCTGGTTGCGGTCACGCTGGGCACCGCAGCGCTTCTGGCGTTGTGCGCTTCAGGGCAGGCGCAGGAAGCCTGGCCCGCGCGCCCGATTCAGATGATCGTGGCCTCGTCGGCAGGATCAGGAACCGATGCCCTGGCACGGGTGATGGCGCAACGCCTGTCGGCATCCCTGAAGCAGCCAGTCGTTGTTGAAAACCGGCCGGGCGGCAGTGGAGTCATTGGGACAAGCGCTGTAGTCAAGGCGCCGGCCGACGGATACACGATTCTTTACACCACGGCATCGAACCAGGTCATCGCCCCGGCCGTTCTGAAGACCATCCCGTATGATCCTAAGAAGAGCCTTGTCCCAATCGCCGAGACGGCCGAGGGTGGCGTGATGTTGCTGGTGAGCAATGATCTGCCGGTCCACAACCTGCAGGAGCTTATCCAGTTGGTGAAGGCGAATCCGGACAAATACAGCTACGCTTCCTGGGCCACCGGCTCTTCAGGGCAGCTGACGATGGAATGGCTCAAGAAGCAGACCGGCATGAAGACCGATCACGTCGCATATCGGACCTCGAATCAGCTATTGACTGACCTTTCCTCAGGTGTCGTGAAAATCGGCTGGACCGATCCGGCCGCGCCCGTTCCCTTCCTGCGTTCCGGAAAGGTCCGCGCCATTGCCATTACCGGCAATGTGCGTGCGCCGCAGCTGCCTGATGTCAAGACCATGGGTGAACAGGGCTATAAGTTCGATATGGTGGGGTGGTTCGGCATGTTTGCGCCAGCGGGAACCAACCCGGCGATCGTGAAGAGGCTGGCCGATGAAGTCAACAAGGTGCAGGCGTCCCCTGATCTCGCAGCGATGATGAAGAGCATGAACTTTGGGCCGCCGCCGGTGAAGACCTCGGTGCAGTTCGGCGAGACTGTCAGCAACGATCTACAAGCCTGGTCGAAGATCGCGGTCGATGCAAAGATCCGGCTCGATGAATGA
- a CDS encoding 3-keto-5-aminohexanoate cleavage protein: MNFLDGHLYPENQQPLIITAAPYAPGWIPSDFPEDIPVTMADQIQKAVDCYEAGARVLHLHVREEDGKGSKRLSKFNELIAGVRKACPEMVIQVGGSISFAPEEGQAAKWLSDDTRHMLAELDPKPDQVTVTVNTSQMNVTEHASVDDFKGVSRGFAHLYETYKDMVVPSNPSWFEEHVRRLTAAGIQSEFQCYNINSFETIERMIRRGVYKGPLVMNWVAISGGMDQANIYNLANILRAVPDGAVVTVESSVLNVLPINMIGMALGLHVRCGIEDVLWNQTRTGKMSTVEQIKQLVRIAGEFGRPIATAQQTREILQLGVFYDTVEETLQKNGFAPNRNGGHQGFLRKAECM, translated from the coding sequence ATGAACTTCCTTGACGGCCACCTGTATCCCGAGAACCAGCAGCCCCTGATCATCACCGCCGCTCCCTATGCGCCAGGCTGGATCCCGTCAGACTTCCCGGAAGACATCCCTGTCACCATGGCGGATCAGATTCAGAAGGCGGTGGATTGCTACGAAGCTGGTGCGAGAGTGCTGCATCTGCACGTGCGCGAAGAGGATGGCAAGGGCAGCAAGCGGCTGTCCAAGTTCAACGAACTGATCGCCGGCGTGCGCAAGGCCTGTCCGGAAATGGTCATCCAGGTGGGCGGCTCTATCAGCTTCGCGCCTGAAGAGGGACAGGCCGCCAAATGGCTTAGCGATGACACGCGGCACATGCTGGCCGAACTTGATCCGAAGCCGGACCAGGTGACGGTGACCGTCAACACTTCGCAGATGAATGTGACGGAGCACGCCAGTGTGGATGATTTCAAGGGAGTTTCGCGGGGGTTCGCGCACCTCTACGAAACCTACAAGGACATGGTCGTTCCCTCGAATCCCAGCTGGTTCGAGGAGCACGTTCGACGCCTGACGGCCGCCGGTATTCAAAGCGAGTTTCAATGCTACAACATCAACAGCTTTGAAACGATTGAGCGGATGATTCGCCGCGGTGTCTACAAGGGCCCGCTGGTGATGAACTGGGTGGCGATCAGCGGCGGCATGGATCAGGCGAACATCTACAACCTGGCCAACATTCTGCGTGCCGTGCCGGACGGAGCCGTGGTAACGGTGGAGAGTTCGGTGCTGAACGTGCTGCCCATCAACATGATCGGCATGGCTTTGGGCCTGCATGTGCGGTGCGGCATCGAGGACGTACTCTGGAACCAGACCCGCACCGGAAAGATGAGCACGGTCGAGCAGATCAAGCAATTGGTGCGTATTGCCGGCGAATTTGGTCGGCCCATCGCGACCGCGCAGCAGACCCGCGAGATCTTGCAGCTTGGGGTCTTCTACGACACGGTGGAAGAGACGCTGCAGAAGAATGGCTTTGCCCCCAATCGTAACGGTGGCCACCAGGGCTTCCTGCGCAAGGCCGAATGCATGTAA
- a CDS encoding quinone oxidoreductase family protein, whose product MAKVVKIYETGGPDVLRFEDAHVGDPGPGEVRVRHVAVGLNFADTYFRSGTYKVPLPSGIGNEAAGVIQAVGAGVTHLAVGDRVTYTGFTNTLGAYSTERLISAAPLIKLPETISCEIAAAMTMRGLSAAYLMRRIYPFKAGDSILLHAAAGGVGLIISQWAKLQGLTVIGTVSTDAKAEIARAHGCDHTINYSHEDVATRVRELTDGVGVNVVFDSVGKDTFMASLDSLKRRGLLVCVGFASGPVTGFDPAILARKGSAFLTRPGLADYIADPAEKAELVSELFGHVAAGRIHIGINQRYALEDATQAHRDLESRKTTGSSIFVI is encoded by the coding sequence ATGGCGAAAGTCGTTAAGATTTACGAGACAGGCGGACCCGACGTCCTTCGTTTTGAGGACGCGCATGTGGGTGATCCGGGGCCAGGGGAGGTTCGCGTCCGTCACGTGGCCGTAGGTCTGAATTTTGCCGACACTTACTTCCGCAGCGGTACCTATAAGGTCCCGCTGCCCAGCGGCATCGGCAACGAAGCCGCCGGCGTTATCCAGGCCGTCGGTGCCGGCGTCACCCATCTGGCGGTCGGCGACCGTGTGACCTATACGGGCTTTACCAACACGCTGGGCGCCTACAGCACGGAGCGGTTGATCTCCGCCGCACCGCTGATCAAGCTGCCGGAGACGATCAGTTGCGAAATCGCGGCTGCCATGACCATGCGGGGCCTGTCAGCGGCCTACCTGATGCGCCGGATCTACCCCTTCAAGGCGGGCGACTCCATCCTGCTGCATGCCGCGGCAGGCGGTGTCGGCCTGATCATTTCGCAATGGGCCAAGCTGCAGGGACTGACGGTGATCGGAACGGTTTCTACCGATGCCAAGGCCGAAATCGCGCGCGCCCATGGCTGCGACCACACGATCAATTACAGCCATGAGGACGTGGCCACGCGCGTGCGGGAGTTGACGGATGGCGTGGGCGTGAACGTGGTCTTCGACAGCGTGGGCAAGGACACCTTCATGGCCTCGCTGGACTCCCTCAAGCGCCGCGGCCTGCTGGTGTGCGTGGGTTTCGCCTCCGGCCCGGTCACCGGGTTCGATCCTGCGATCCTGGCCCGCAAAGGCTCGGCATTCCTGACGCGCCCGGGCCTGGCCGACTATATCGCCGATCCTGCCGAGAAGGCGGAACTGGTGAGCGAGCTGTTCGGCCACGTGGCGGCGGGCCGCATCCACATCGGGATCAATCAGCGCTATGCCCTGGAAGATGCCACGCAGGCACATCGGGACCTCGAGTCCCGAAAGACCACCGGCTCGTCCATTTTCGTGATTTGA
- a CDS encoding class I SAM-dependent methyltransferase, which translates to MTDNRVKSSLRNTWESAAPGWAKWENVFATTLSGATDTLIDMAGVRPGMRVLDLACGAGSQSIQAAMRVGADGEVVASDISGTMLEHVRRNAARAGLQNIETLECAADELVETLAPFDAAMCRLGLMLFPSPGEALKSVQRALKPGARFAALVFTTPAANPFMAQPMAILLRHAGKSPPAPGQPGIFALGGDGVLERLMHDSGLGDVRTRHVRAQLVLPSASDALQLMQEAAGAYRAVVADLDVAARVRAWNDVHECLKQFDVGEGFKTELELIIGSGAKPG; encoded by the coding sequence ATGACCGACAACAGAGTGAAATCCAGTCTTCGCAATACGTGGGAGTCGGCAGCACCCGGCTGGGCGAAGTGGGAGAATGTGTTCGCCACCACTCTTTCTGGCGCCACGGACACGCTCATTGATATGGCCGGTGTCCGGCCGGGCATGCGCGTTCTCGATCTGGCTTGCGGTGCCGGCAGCCAGAGCATCCAGGCAGCGATGCGAGTGGGTGCCGACGGCGAAGTGGTCGCCAGTGATATATCGGGCACCATGCTGGAGCATGTCCGCCGAAATGCCGCCCGTGCCGGCCTTCAGAATATCGAAACGCTGGAATGCGCAGCAGACGAATTGGTCGAGACACTGGCCCCGTTCGACGCGGCGATGTGCCGATTGGGATTGATGCTTTTTCCGTCACCTGGTGAGGCATTGAAATCTGTCCAGCGCGCACTCAAGCCTGGCGCGCGCTTCGCGGCGCTGGTCTTCACGACGCCGGCCGCCAATCCCTTTATGGCTCAGCCGATGGCGATCCTTCTACGCCACGCGGGCAAGTCTCCTCCCGCGCCCGGACAACCCGGAATCTTTGCACTGGGAGGCGATGGCGTGCTGGAACGCCTGATGCACGACAGCGGTCTTGGCGATGTGAGAACACGCCACGTCCGAGCGCAGCTCGTCTTGCCGAGCGCGTCCGATGCGCTGCAACTGATGCAGGAAGCCGCCGGGGCATACCGGGCGGTGGTAGCGGACCTCGACGTCGCGGCCAGGGTGAGGGCCTGGAACGATGTTCATGAATGCCTAAAGCAGTTCGACGTCGGTGAAGGCTTCAAGACCGAGCTTGAACTCATCATCGGCTCGGGCGCGAAGCCAGGATAG
- a CDS encoding LysR family transcriptional regulator yields the protein MQLKTEEIEAYLLVVESGSVSGAARHLALSKSVVSKRISDLERSLGVTLLQRSTRSVQPTESGRHFYEQARAAMAQLTHAAESISETSQQLCGELRILAPMSFGTLWLSPLIAEFASAHPRLHVVMELDDRLADTGHERYDVAIRITRLGDSALIARRLAVSRRIACCSPAYAARAGLPASLADISQHACLSYSNSAPGQVWAFRGATPQAAPKVIAPRGVFTANNGEVLRDAALAGHGITVLPLFIISADLAAGRLVQVLPHEVPLDDGIFAIYPRSNFTSQKVRTLVQYLQQAMSPPPWEARAAGGSQVPEPAPLLRHG from the coding sequence ATGCAACTCAAGACCGAGGAGATCGAGGCATACCTGCTGGTGGTGGAGTCAGGGAGCGTGAGCGGTGCCGCGCGCCACCTGGCACTGTCGAAGTCCGTTGTCAGCAAACGTATCAGCGACCTGGAGCGCAGCCTTGGCGTGACCTTGCTGCAGCGTTCCACGCGCAGCGTGCAGCCCACCGAAAGCGGCAGGCATTTCTACGAACAGGCCCGTGCTGCGATGGCGCAACTGACGCATGCGGCGGAAAGCATTTCCGAGACATCGCAGCAGCTATGCGGCGAGTTGCGCATCCTGGCGCCGATGAGCTTCGGCACGCTCTGGCTGTCGCCGCTGATCGCCGAGTTTGCCAGCGCCCACCCGCGCCTGCATGTCGTGATGGAGCTGGATGACCGCTTGGCCGATACCGGCCATGAGCGCTACGACGTTGCCATCCGCATCACCCGGCTGGGCGACAGCGCGCTGATCGCGCGCCGGCTGGCGGTGAGCCGGCGCATCGCATGCTGCAGCCCGGCCTACGCTGCGCGCGCCGGGCTGCCGGCCAGCCTCGCCGACATCTCGCAGCATGCCTGCCTGTCGTACAGCAACTCCGCGCCCGGCCAGGTGTGGGCGTTCCGTGGCGCGACCCCGCAGGCCGCGCCGAAGGTCATCGCCCCGCGCGGGGTCTTCACCGCCAACAACGGCGAAGTGCTGCGCGACGCGGCGCTGGCCGGCCATGGCATTACGGTATTGCCCTTGTTCATTATCTCGGCGGACCTGGCGGCGGGCCGCCTGGTCCAGGTGCTGCCGCACGAGGTTCCGCTCGACGACGGCATCTTCGCGATCTATCCGCGCAGCAACTTCACCTCGCAGAAAGTGCGGACGCTGGTGCAATACCTGCAGCAGGCAATGTCACCGCCGCCGTGGGAGGCCCGCGCCGCGGGCGGCAGCCAGGTGCCTGAGCCGGCGCCCCTGCTGCGGCACGGTTGA
- a CDS encoding YciI family protein has product MDFIIHCLDHADAQQRRLDSYDAHRAYLAAAEVRCVMCGPLMSDDGDRMIGSLFLVRALDKRQVIDFTTGDPFQQAGVWKEVQIHPFLLRVDNRDPD; this is encoded by the coding sequence ATGGACTTCATCATTCATTGCCTTGACCACGCCGATGCGCAGCAGCGCCGGCTCGACAGCTACGACGCACATCGCGCCTACCTGGCTGCCGCGGAGGTCCGGTGCGTCATGTGCGGGCCGTTGATGTCCGATGACGGCGACCGCATGATCGGCAGCCTGTTCCTGGTGCGTGCGCTGGACAAGCGGCAGGTCATCGACTTCACCACGGGCGATCCCTTCCAGCAGGCCGGTGTGTGGAAGGAGGTGCAGATTCATCCGTTCCTGCTGCGGGTAGACAACCGCGATCCCGACTGA